A part of Aspergillus oryzae RIB40 DNA, chromosome 7 genomic DNA contains:
- a CDS encoding fungal specific transcription factor domain-containing protein (predicted protein), protein MLEPHVRDETSDILSGMQRCKTLARVIKSRRTPLWPSPLASALPSKDVADELVDCYLRTSETVYRVLHIPSFQKDYEALWMSDTAPDMAFMVQVKLVLTIGATVYDENFSLRASAIQWVYEAQTWFSEPVCKSRRSLQFLQINILLLIARELVNVGGDTIWTAAGALLRTAVYWGLHRDPAYLSNRTIFVGEMRRRLWNTILEMALHSSMACGAPVGISLDDFDTAPPDNYDDDQLVADAPVPKPEDTQTQVSVAIALRKTLPIRLAIVKFLNELGSKSTYEETLRLDAEFRVGYRDLCRALQRYNAGTGLKSQFTTHMVDCLMLRYLVTLHIPFYAMAPHETAYAYSRKTVVETSLRIWCALNPSSSIMAAHTRHDTASTGRNDFDRLAICGTGYLRVFGMQASLAIAAELSTQLQEEERLGPVFLRADLLSMVQESKEWLFRAIEAGETNIKGYLLIELIEARIAGLRQGLARDQLVMLLLKAAADAEARCLRILEKMAAQGQTEGFSNGLGQMGLEITPDSMDDWDLMMTDVLLNQSTAEPMNWVYNEIPLVPLLPS, encoded by the exons CTGCCCTCAAAGGATGTAGCGGATGAGCTTGTTGACTGCTACCTGAGGACATCCGAAACTGTCTACCGTGTACTCCATATTCCATCCTTTCAAAAGGACTACGAGGCACTCTGGATGTCAGATACAGCACCCGATATGGCATTCATGGTTCAGGTCAAGTTAGTGCTTACTATCGGAGCTACCGTGTACGATGAAAATTTCTCCCTACGTGCGTCGGCCATTCAATGGGTCTATGAGGCGCAGACGTGGTTTTCAGAGCCTGTCTGCAAGTCCAGGCGGAGCCTTCAATTTCTGCAGATCAATATCCTACTATTGATTGCTCGCGAACTGGTAAATGTGGGCGGTGACACCATCTGGACTGCAGCTGGGGCACTTCTGAGAACTGCGGTGTATTGGGGGCTTCACAGAGATCCAGCCTACTTATCAAATAGGACAATCTTCGTTGGCGAGATGCGCCGGAGGTTATGGAATACTATACTCGAAATGGCCCTGCATTCGAGTATGGCCTGTGGTGCGCCTGTGGGCATATCTCTGGACGATTTTGACACCGCGCCTCCCGATAATTATGATGACGACCAGCTTGTGGCCGATGCCCCGGTGCCAAAGCCAGAAGACACACAGACTCAGGTATCCGTCGCGATAGCTCTCCGTAAAACACTCCCTATTCGCCTGGCAATTGTGAAATTTTTGAATGAGCTTGGCTCTAAAAGTACATATGAAGAAACATTGCGACTGGATGCAGAGTTTAGAGTGGGATACAGAGATTTGTGTCGGGCCCTTCAGAGATATAATGCGGGCACCGGGTTGAAATCTCAATTTACAACTCACATGGTGGATTGTCTTATGCTGCGCTACCTTGTAACTCTCCATATTCCGTTCTATGCCATGGCACCGCATGAAACGGCCTATGCATACTCTCGGAAGACAGTGGTTGAGACGTCCCTGAGAATATGGTGTGCATTGAACCCATCGTCATCTATCATGGCGGCTCACACTCGTCACGATACAGCTTCAACAGGTCGAAATGATTTTGACAGGCTTGCTATCTGTGGCACGGGCTATCTACGTGTGTTTGGCATGCAGGCTAGCCTTGCCATTGCAGCAGAATTAAGCACTCAGttgcaagaagaagagagactCGGCCCGGTATTCTTACGAGCAGATCTACTTTCGATGGTACAGGAATCCAAAGAGTGGCTCTTTCGTGCTATCGAAGCTGGTGAGACAAATATCAAGGGTTACTTACTTATTGAGTTAATTGAGGCAAGGATAGCAGGCCTTAGACAAGGCCTTGCGCGCGACCAACTTGTGATGTTGTTGCTCAAAGCCGCTGCCGACGCAGAGGCAAGATGCTTACGCATCCTTGAAAAAATGGCGGCTCAGGGCCAGACCGAAGGCTTTTCGAATGGGCTTGGTCAAATGGGTCTGGAGATAACTCCCGACTCGATGGATGATTGGGACCTCATG ATGACAGATGTTCTCCTGAATCAGAGCACTGCGGAGCCAATGAATTGGGTGTACAATGAGATCCCGCTAGTGCCTTTGCTTCCCAGTTAA
- a CDS encoding uncharacterized protein (predicted protein), whose amino-acid sequence MKPSFVSLLSLACLGAASREGAPIMSHLMSIKTEHRERARAQGLFKPNSYIDLAKTPCVDGKAGEYSCENVDLLGFLSHQAMGSTTREGNDIWGWTSADGREFGIVGQTDGTAFVEVLDDGSLQYVGRLPTQTTATIWRDMKVIGDHAYIGSESPGHGLQIFDLKKLLETDSNNPTNFSTTEDLTAWYSGFGSSHNIVAHEETNMIFAVGTARNLSCAGGLWMIDVSDPANPTSPGCVSEDGYVHDAQCVIYTGPDKEYTNREICFNYNEDTLTIVDITDRASPIQISKTPYVGASYTHQGWIAVSDMSYLLLDDELDEQDGTGEAANGHTTTYIFDIKDLANPKHTGTYQSPVRSIDHNQYVIDGLTYQANYGSGLRIVDVSSVKDDPTGKGFKQVGFFDCHPEDDAQGGEVEFVGAWSVYPYFRSGNILLNSIERGVYSLKYTGKA is encoded by the exons ATGAAACCATCATTTGTCTCCCTTTTGTCCCTGGCTTGCCTCGGGGCAGCCTCCCGCGAGGGCGCTCCGATTATGAGCCATTTAATGTCTATTAAAACAGAACATCGTGAGCGAGCTCGCGCCCAGGGCTTATTCAAGCCAAACAGCTACATTGACCTCGCAAAGACGCCTTGCGTGGATGGCAAAGCAGGAGAATATTCCTGTGAGAAcgttgatcttcttggcttcctgagTCATCAGGCCATGGGCAGTACGACCCGGGAGGGGAATGATATCTGGG GATGGACATCAGCCGATGGCCGTGAATTCGGCATCGTTGGCCAAACGGACGGAACGGCCTTTGTAGAAGTTCTGGACGATGGCAGTCTGCAGTATGTCGGCCGTCTACCGACGCAGACAACGGCAACTATTTGGAGAGATATGAAGGTGATTGGGGATCATGCCTATATTGGATCAGAGTCACCGGGACATGGTCTTCAGATCTTTGACTTGAAGAAG CTTCTCGAGACGGACAGCAATAACCCGACCAATTTCTCGACCACGGAAGACCTAACGGCTTGGTACAGCGGTTTTGGTAGCTCACACAACATCGTTGCGCATGAAGAGACTAACATGATCTTCGCTGTCGGCACAGCCAGGAACCTATCCTGCGCTGGCGGCCTGTGGATGATCGATGTGTCTGATCCCGCGAACCCGACGTCGCCTGGATGTGTCAGTGAAGACGGTTATGTGCACGATG CACAATGTGTGATCTACACCGGCCCCGACAAGGAATACACAAACCGTGAGATCTGCTTCAACTACAACGAAGACACCCTCACCATCGTCGACATAACAGACAGGGCCTCGCCAATCCAGATCTCCAAAACCCCCTATGTTGGAGCAAGCTACACGCACCAAGGCTGGATAGCAGTCTCCGACATGTCCTACCTCCTCCTGGACGACGAATTGGACGAACAAGACGGGACAGGCGAAGCCGCTAACGGACACACAACAACGTACATTTTCGACATTAAGGACCTAGCGAATCCGAAACATACAGGGACGTACCAGTCTCCCGTGCGATCAATCGACCATAACCAGTATGTTATCGATGGGTTGACATACCAAGCTAACTACGGGAGCGGATTGCGCATCGTCGATGTTAGCTCTGTTAAGGATGATCCGACAGGCAAGGGGTTCAAACAGGTGGGTTTCTTTGACTGCCacccagaagatgatgcccAGGGCGGGGAAGTTGAGTTTGTGGGTGCTTGGAGTGTCTATCCATATTTCCGGAGCGGGAATATTTTGTTGAACAGTATCGAGAGGGGTGTCTATTCGTTGAAGTACACCGGAAAGGCTTGA